The Porphyromonas pogonae genome segment GAGGAAGACATGCCTTTGGGTGATGTAATGCAAAAGCTTCATGAGCATCAGCAGGGCAAGCCCGTCGATGTGGCAACTCTCAAAGACAATGAAGCGCTCCGTGCATTCTTCGGAGAAGTTATCCCTTCGTTCGATCGTGACCGTGTATATCCCAGCGATATCAAAAAGCTTTTCTCATGGTACAACCTGCTTCTCGAAAACGGGTTTGATTCTTTTGCCACAGTAGCAGAAGAAGATAAAGCTGATGAAGGCGAAACAGAAACAGCCGAATAAATACTTATATTATAATAACCACTCATAATATCTAAATGCTATGTACCAAGGAATGAAAAAATACCTTGCCGGTGAACTTCAATCAATTGAAGAGGCAGGGCTGTACAAGAAAGAACGCATCATTATCACTCCACAGAAGGCCGACATCAAAGTTAATGAAGGCAAGCAGGTGGTAAACTTTTGCGCCAATAACTATTTAGGTCTGTCAGATAATCCGCGACTTATCAAGGCCGCAAAAGAGGCTATGGATACTCACGGTTTTGGGATGAGTTCTGTTCGTTTCATCTGCGGTACCCAAGATATCCACAAAGAACTCGAGAAGGCTATTGCCGATTATTTCAAAACAGACGATGCTATACTTTATGCGGCTTGTTTTGATGCCAATGGTGGTCTTTTTGAGCCTCTCTTCGGCGAGGAAGATGCTATCATCAGCGATGCGCTCAATCATGCCTCTATCATTGACGGTGTGAGACTTTGCAAAGCTAAGCGTTATAGATACAAAAATGCAGACATGCAAGACCTCGAGCGAGTATTGCAGGAAGCGCAAGGCGATAGATTCCGCATTATCGCTACCGACGGTGTGTTCTCTATGGATGGCAATGTGGCTCCAATGGATAAAATATGCGAACTGGCAGAGAAGTACGATGCTATGGTTATGGTGGACGAGTGCCACTCTGCAGGCGTGGTAGGCCCTACCGGTCATGGCGTGGCAGAGCAGTTCGACTGCTACGGTCGCATCGATATCCACACCGGTACGCTGGGCAAGGCTTTTGGTGGTGCTGTAGGTGGCTTTACCGCCGGCCCTCAGGAGGTCATAGACATGCTCCGTCAGCGCTCACGTCCTTACCTCTTCAGTAACTCCATCCCACCCGCAGTAGTAGGTGCCGGATTGGAAGTATTCAAGATGTTCAAGGAAAGTAACGAGCTTCACACGAAGTTGATGGAAAACGTTACTTATTTCCATGACAAGATGGTTGCTGCCGGTTTTGATATCAAGCCCACACAGTCTGCTATCTGTGCTGTGATGCTCTATGATGCCAAGCTCTCTCAGGAGTATGCTGCTCGTTTGCTTGAAGAGGGCATCTATGTAACCGGATTCTACTATCCCGTAGTACCCAAGGATCAAGCTCGTATCCGTGTGCAGCTTTCTGCCGGTCACGAACGCCGCCATCTCGATCATGCTATCAACTCCTTCATCAAGGTAGGTAAGGAGTTGGGCGTTATCAAATAATCAACGCGATTATACTCTCCCCACTCATTGACAGGGGTGTATCCATAAGCTTTACGGCCGGGATACACCCTTTGATTTTGATATGCTATAGTTTATATACGCAATACATGTTTTTCAGGATATTTCAAGTGCATCACCTCTTCAAGGCGTTGTAATTTCATCAAAAATGACGAACTTCGGGGAAATTACTACGCTTTAAAGGAGACCCTCTTATGAATAATAAATACACAAAGCACGCCTTCGCCCTATGCCTGATTTCTGTTTTCATAGCTTTTTTCAGCTCGTGCAACACAGACGATGGTCCTATCAATAATAAGATCCCGGAGTATAAGCAGATTGTAAACAAAGGCTTTGTACATACCATGAGGCTTACCCGTATCAGCTTCAATACGAATAATATCAATAAGCCGCTTGAGTTTTACTTTTATTACAATCAAGATAGTAAGCTCGACTCTATCAAGCGTCTTATTGATAAGGACTCTGTGATCATGCTCAATAAGATTACAGACAAAACAGCCGTGCTCACCAATCCACTCAAAGGATTTGAATCCTCATACACCTCAACTTTGGGTGAAAACGCACTCCTCTCCAAAGCTCATGTGAAAACATCTTTTACGGATAATGATGTCAAGGGTGAGATTGTCACAGATGCTTCTGCTACATTCAAAGACAACTTTCTGTCACGCTATATTATCAATAGCACTGCTGTATTTACAAATGCGGGAGGTAAAAAAGTAGAGAATAAATCTTCTTCCAATATCCACATGGTGTGGCACAATGACCTCATTGTCTATGCCGATCAGGAGTGTACCGGAGATAGTGCCGTTATCAAGAGTAATTACAATGGCAAAGTACACTATGAGTTTAGTTATCCCGGTACATTTCGCAATCCCGGTATCTTCTGGGTTTTATGCTCATTCTTCAATTATATGGTAGAGCCCACGGTCTTTGGTATGCCCACTGATATGTGCGGAGCCATGGGGGTAGAGCCTCGATATTTGCCCGAAAGGGTTATTATTTACAAGGACAATGGCGAGCGACTCGAGCATAAATTTACTTATCGCTTCATGAATGATGAAGAAAATGTCATAGAGGTTAGTGATATCAGTGCTTTCCCCGTGCGTACAGCCACAGTGATTATAAGTAAATAAAGATTTTTTGATTTCTCAGCAGGAAAATCATTGTTTTAGTTTATAGATGCACAACAAAAG includes the following:
- the kbl gene encoding glycine C-acetyltransferase, with amino-acid sequence MYQGMKKYLAGELQSIEEAGLYKKERIIITPQKADIKVNEGKQVVNFCANNYLGLSDNPRLIKAAKEAMDTHGFGMSSVRFICGTQDIHKELEKAIADYFKTDDAILYAACFDANGGLFEPLFGEEDAIISDALNHASIIDGVRLCKAKRYRYKNADMQDLERVLQEAQGDRFRIIATDGVFSMDGNVAPMDKICELAEKYDAMVMVDECHSAGVVGPTGHGVAEQFDCYGRIDIHTGTLGKAFGGAVGGFTAGPQEVIDMLRQRSRPYLFSNSIPPAVVGAGLEVFKMFKESNELHTKLMENVTYFHDKMVAAGFDIKPTQSAICAVMLYDAKLSQEYAARLLEEGIYVTGFYYPVVPKDQARIRVQLSAGHERRHLDHAINSFIKVGKELGVIK
- a CDS encoding DUF5606 family protein, with translation MLKKILSISGKPGLFKLVSQGRNSVIVESMVNARRMPVHASDRIVSLADISIYTQEEDMPLGDVMQKLHEHQQGKPVDVATLKDNEALRAFFGEVIPSFDRDRVYPSDIKKLFSWYNLLLENGFDSFATVAEEDKADEGETETAE